The following coding sequences lie in one Kamptonema formosum PCC 6407 genomic window:
- a CDS encoding ATP-dependent Clp protease proteolytic subunit: MQSSYYGDANYRTPPPDLESLLLKERIVYLGMPLFSSDEIKRNVGIDVTELIIAQLLYLQFDDPEKPIYFYINSSGTSWGDEGYAIGLETEAFAICDTMSYIKPPVHTICIGQAMGTAAMILSAGTKGFRASLPHATIVLNQSKTGGRGQATDIQIMAQEVLLNKRTVVEIFAKNTGQTVEKIAKDMDRMFYLTPAEAKEYGLLDRVLESSKDLPKPLAALK, from the coding sequence ATGCAATCGTCTTACTATGGGGATGCGAACTACCGCACGCCCCCGCCGGATTTAGAATCGCTGTTGTTGAAGGAACGGATTGTCTATCTGGGGATGCCCCTGTTTTCCTCAGATGAGATTAAACGGAATGTCGGCATAGATGTCACTGAGCTAATTATTGCTCAACTGCTCTATTTGCAATTTGACGACCCCGAAAAGCCGATCTATTTTTACATCAACTCCAGTGGTACTTCTTGGGGAGATGAGGGCTATGCAATTGGCTTGGAAACTGAAGCCTTTGCTATCTGCGATACTATGAGTTACATCAAGCCTCCTGTTCATACAATTTGTATTGGTCAGGCGATGGGAACGGCAGCTATGATTCTGTCAGCAGGTACCAAAGGATTCCGGGCAAGCTTGCCTCACGCTACTATAGTTTTGAACCAATCTAAAACTGGTGGCAGAGGTCAAGCTACTGACATCCAAATCATGGCTCAAGAAGTCTTGTTAAACAAGAGAACTGTTGTGGAAATCTTCGCTAAAAATACTGGTCAAACTGTAGAGAAGATAGCCAAAGACATGGATCGAATGTTTTATCTGACACCGGCTGAGGCCAAAGAATACGGTCTGCTAGACCGCGTTTTAGAAAGTAGCAAAGACTTGCCTAAACCTTTGGCTGCTCTCAAGTAA
- a CDS encoding vWA domain-containing protein encodes MKVSLQSALNDANLDAAVPSTQRQLSISISASAAAIDRSVPLNLCLILDHSGSMGGRPLDTVKQAAGRLVDRLKPGDRLSVIAFDHKAKVIVPNQFIDDPGSIKKQIDKLRSSGGTAIDEGLKLGIEEMGKGKSETVSQAFLLTDGENEHGDNNRCLKLAKLAADYNMTLNSLGFGDDWNQDILEKIADAAGGTLAYIQRPEQAIDEFSRLFTRLQSVGLTNAYLLFSLLPKVRLAELKPIAQVAPDTIELPVQKEGDRLIVRLGDLMKDVERVVLANLYIGQLPEGRQAIAHLQVRYDDPAIGEALLSDPIAVEANIMRAYQPAPNQQVQQHIFALAKYRQTQIAETKLQQGDRAGAATMLQTAAKTALQMGDKSAATVLQTSATRLQSGEELSESEKKKTRIVSKTILK; translated from the coding sequence ATGAAAGTTAGTTTACAGTCCGCTCTCAATGATGCCAACCTCGATGCAGCAGTGCCCTCGACGCAGCGTCAGCTATCCATTTCGATTTCTGCCTCCGCCGCTGCGATCGATCGCAGCGTACCCTTAAATCTGTGCCTGATCCTTGACCACAGCGGTTCTATGGGTGGCAGACCCCTCGATACTGTCAAACAGGCGGCTGGCCGACTGGTGGATAGATTGAAACCAGGCGATCGCTTATCGGTGATCGCTTTCGATCACAAAGCTAAAGTTATTGTCCCCAACCAATTTATTGACGACCCCGGTAGTATTAAAAAGCAAATTGACAAGTTAAGATCCTCCGGTGGCACAGCAATTGATGAGGGATTAAAACTGGGAATTGAGGAAATGGGTAAGGGCAAATCAGAAACGGTTTCCCAAGCTTTTTTATTGACTGATGGTGAAAACGAACACGGCGACAACAATCGCTGTTTGAAATTAGCAAAACTAGCTGCTGACTACAATATGACGCTGAATTCGCTAGGGTTTGGCGATGACTGGAATCAAGATATTTTAGAAAAAATTGCCGATGCAGCGGGCGGTACTCTTGCTTATATTCAGCGTCCCGAACAAGCAATAGACGAATTTAGCCGCCTGTTTACCCGCCTTCAATCTGTAGGGCTTACTAATGCTTATTTACTATTTTCTCTATTGCCAAAGGTGCGGTTAGCGGAACTAAAACCGATTGCTCAAGTTGCCCCGGATACGATCGAGTTACCAGTCCAGAAAGAAGGCGATCGCTTGATAGTACGATTGGGAGATTTAATGAAGGATGTAGAGCGAGTAGTCTTGGCTAATCTTTATATTGGACAATTGCCAGAAGGTAGGCAAGCGATCGCGCACTTGCAAGTCCGCTATGATGACCCAGCCATTGGTGAAGCTTTACTATCCGATCCCATAGCAGTTGAAGCTAATATTATGAGAGCTTATCAGCCAGCACCCAACCAACAGGTACAGCAACATATTTTTGCCTTAGCCAAATATCGACAAACTCAAATAGCTGAAACAAAATTGCAGCAAGGCGATCGCGCTGGTGCAGCTACGATGCTACAAACTGCGGCTAAAACAGCTTTACAAATGGGCGATAAAAGTGCAGCCACAGTATTGCAAACTTCTGCTACTCGCTTGCAGTCTGGAGAGGAATTATCGGAAAGTGAGAAGAAGAAAACTCGGATTGTTTCTAAAA
- a CDS encoding ATP-dependent Clp protease proteolytic subunit: MPIGVPSVPYRLPGSTYERWIDIYTRLSQERIIFLGQEVTDGLANRIVAYLLYLDSDDSTKPIFIYINSPGGSVTAGMAIFDTMQYIKSEVVTMCVGQAASMGAFLLAAGTKGKRLALPHARIMIHQPLGGTRGQATDIQIEAKEILRVRQQLNEMLAKRTGQTLEKIQKDTDRDYFMSAAEAKEYGLIDQVIEERV, translated from the coding sequence ATGCCTATTGGTGTCCCTAGTGTCCCATACCGTCTCCCCGGTAGTACCTATGAGCGGTGGATTGATATTTACACTCGTCTCAGTCAGGAACGAATTATCTTTCTGGGTCAAGAAGTAACGGATGGTTTGGCTAATCGAATTGTTGCGTATTTGCTATACCTAGATTCTGATGATTCTACTAAGCCGATCTTTATCTATATCAATTCACCGGGGGGTTCTGTTACTGCTGGCATGGCTATTTTTGATACCATGCAGTACATTAAATCTGAAGTGGTTACTATGTGCGTTGGTCAAGCAGCTTCAATGGGAGCTTTCCTATTAGCAGCAGGGACTAAGGGTAAGCGGTTGGCTTTGCCTCACGCACGGATTATGATCCACCAGCCTCTTGGCGGTACGCGCGGCCAAGCAACAGACATTCAAATTGAAGCTAAGGAAATTTTGAGAGTGCGACAACAACTCAATGAAATGTTAGCTAAGCGGACGGGTCAAACTTTGGAAAAAATTCAGAAGGATACCGATCGCGATTATTTCATGTCTGCTGCGGAAGCGAAAGAATATGGTCTCATTGACCAGGTAATTGAGGAAAGGGTATAA